The region GGACCACGATCCGTCCGGGCACCGGAGCCAGTCCCGCTGTGTCGATGCCGAGGGCGCCTCGGGCGGCGAGCCGCCCGAGGACCTCGGCATCGATGTGGACGGTGGTGAGCGCGGGCGTCGACAGAGCGCCGTACTCGGTCTCGTCGAAGCCGATCACGGCCACGTCCTCGGGCACGCGCCGCCCGATGTCGCGCAGGGCCGTGAGGCTGCGCAGCGCGATGTCGTCGTCGAAGGCGGCCAGAGCGGTGACGTCCGGATGCTCCGCCAGTAACGCCTCGACGGCGGCAGCGCCGGCCTCCCGTGGCCGCGCGACGACGAAGCGCTCCAGGGGCGGAAGGTCCAGTCGCCGGGCGACCTCCCGGGCGAATCCGAGGCGGGCCTCGGTCAGCGGGAAGTCGTGGTCCGGCATGGCCATGGCGACGTGGGTGTGCCCGCGTTCGGCCAGGTAGTCGATCTGCAGGGCGGCATTGGCGGCGAACCCGCTCTCCCAGTCCTCTTCGATGGGCACGTCTGCCTGCATGTAGACCTCGCCCAGCCGGAGGACCGCGCGCGGCACGATGGCGTCGAGGACCTTCCGCGTGGCCTCGGGCGCCCCGTGCCCGTGCCGGACAAGAAGAACGTGGTCATGCTCGGCCAGCTCCTCGTCCAGGCCCCGGACGTAGCTCCGGGAGAAGTTGCCCTCCAGGCCCTGGTCGACGTTGAGCACGACGATGCGCGAAGAACCCTCGCGCAACGCGCGGGCGATCCCGTGCGGGACGTACCCCAACTCGTGGGCGGCTTCCAGGACCCGTTCCCGGGTCGCCACGGAGATCGTCTGCCGCGGGTCGTCGTTCAGTACGAAGCTCACCGTCGCCTGCGACACGTCGGCCGCTTTGGCCACGTCGCTCAACGTCACCCGACCGGAACGCCCCATGTCGGCACACTCCTTCTCCATCGGACCGGGCGCGCCCGCCCGACCAGCGGCCTCACCGAAAGCGGTGTGAGCCGAGCTCTGGGACGATTGAGCGGTGGGGCCGGCCTACGCGAGGACGATGGTGTGGTTGCCGTCGCCGATGACCCGGCCGGGGCGTCGTGCGTGAGGATCATGCCGGGCTTTCCTTCCGGATACGGGCGGCCCAGTCGGAGGTGGCCCCGAGCCCGCCGAACGTATAGAAGTGAATCTTCAACTCGCCGTGGTGGCCGGGGTCGTGGGCCGCGGTGAGGTCGCGCAGGAAGCGATCCGGCCCTGCCGTACCCATGAGGTTGGTCAGGGAGAACCCGTATTTCCTCACCACGGAGGCGCTGGTGCCGACGCCGAAACGGGCCGCGTACGACAGGAGCCGACGCACTCCGGCGGGCCCGGGCACCCCGATCCTGATCGGAAGGTCGATGCCGCGGCGGCGGACCTCTTCCACCCAGGCCAGCACCGGGTCCACGGCGAACCCGAACTGCGTGATGATGCAGCCCTCCAGCGGCTGGTCGGCGAGGGCCGCGTGTTTGTCCCGCAGCGCGGACCACAGCGCATCGGCGTCGATCGCGGGGTGCCCTTCCGGGTACCCGCTGATACCGACGTGGCGAACGCCGTACTCCTGCAGCAGCCCCGTGCCGATCAGGGACAGGGAATCAGCATAGGGGCCCTCGGGGCGGGCCGGGTCACCGCCGACGACGAACACGTTGTCGGATGTGCCGTCGGCGTGCAGACCGGCCAGAAACCGCTCGAAGTCGTCGCGTGACCCCAGGCGGCGGGCGGATATGTGCGGTACGGGAACGAAGCCGAGCCGCTTGACCTCCCGGGCAGCGTCCAGCCGCATCCGCAGGTCCTCGTTGCCGAGAAAGGTGATGTTGATCCGGGTTCCCTGGGGGATGGTGTCGCGGGCTTCCTCCAGTTCGGGGACGTCCTTCCCGGTCATCTCCAGGGAGAAGTCCTCAAGCAGCGAGGTACCGACCGCTGTTCGTACCGAGCTCGGGGGATTCATCGTCGGGTGTCTCGCTTTCTGAACCGGCGTCAGCGATCACGGCGGTAGAGGGCGCGCGCGTGCTCGTTGAACGGGGACGGCTGGACGGTGGCGCGGATGCGGGGGAAGCCGAGGTCGGCCTCGGGGTCGGTGCCGGGACCGGGGTGCTCCCCCCAGACCACCGTCACCTCGGTGCCCGGTGCGGCGTGTTCGGCGTCGATCAGGGTTTGCGCCAGCACGGTGCCCACGGGGTCGATCGACGCGCTCTGCATCGTCACACCGACCAGACCGGCGGCGTTCTCCACGCGGTGGCGGGCGTAGGTGAGCACGAAGCCGGGGTCCTGGCCCTCGCCCATGACCGTGCGCACGTCGTCGGCGTCGAGGACGAGGGTGGCCTTGGTGCGGCGCACCTCGCCCTTGGCCTTCTCCAGGGCGTCCCGGCCCAGGAAGTCGTGGTTGAAGGAGATCATCTTCCCGTAGCCCAGCTCGTACGGGGAGACGTAGTAGTCCTCGATGTCCTCCGAGAAGAAGCTGCCGTTCAGCGGGCGCTTGCCCTCGATGCCGAACAGGGGCAGGTACGTTCGGTATTCCAGCAGGTCCGGGTCGGTGTAGATGCCGGGCACGGGCGAGGGGATCCAGCCGCTCTCCACGCTCGGCGTGGTGTACGCCAGCGCCCCGACCTGGATCAGGCCGAGCGGCTCACCCGCCGCCAGGAACGCTTCGTGCACATACGCGGCGTGGCCCCAGGGGCCGATGAACTCGAAGCCGGCCTGACCGGCCATGCCGTGGCGCAGGGCGCGCAGGGGACGCCCGGCCAGAGTGACCGCGGTGGAGTGGAAGAACTTGGTCTCCGGCAGCGGCCCGCCGAAAACCCGCTCGACCAGTTCCGCCGCCAGCGGGCCCTGGATCTGGTAGCGGAACAGCTTCGGATCACCGCCGCCGGGCCGGAAGGCGGAGGAGGGGTCGGTGACAAAGCCGACGTCGTAGCCGCCCTTCTCCGCGTGGTACCGCACCCAGTGCTGCGCGGCCGGGACCCCGCTGAGCACGTACGTGTTCTCGGCCTCCCGGGCGAGGATCCCATCGGTGACGAGGTGGCCGGCCCCGGTGACCGGCACGTACTGCTTGGCCTGTCCGATGGCGAACTTCTCGAAGTTGTTGGCTCCGTGGTCGGCCAGCACCCTGGTGGCGTCCGGGCCCTCGATCCACATGTCGGACATGTGATGCGAGAGGTTGAGCAGGGCCACGCCCTCGTGCCACGCGGCCTGCTCCTGACGCCAGCCCGCGTATTCGCGCTCGACGACCTCGGGGGTCCACGGCTCGGCATCCGGCTGCCACAACAGCCTGATCGGCGAGCCGGCCTTGTCGATGCCGTCCTGGAGGGAGGGGGTTGCCATCACGGCTCCTTCTTCTCGTCGCTGCCCGCTTCGTTGAGCTAAATCGTTTTAGTGAACGGCAGAGGTAGGCCACCGCACAGACTCCGGCGACTCGGCTCGCTAAATCGATCTAGCGAAAGCTAGCAAAAACGCCCCGTCCCGCACGAGTTCTGATCACGGATTCCTTTACGCGCGCTCACGTATCTCGACATGGGCGGCCGCCTTGGGTACCGCGTCGGGACGCGCGCGGACGTCGTGCCGACGTGAAAGGCACCACCCTGACGGGGCTGGCCGCCGTCCGGCCGATGGGCCACACTGCTCACAGTTTTCCAAGGCCGAGCAATGCAAGGAGCGCTGATGGGCGCGTACGACGAGACTTACCACCGCAGCCTCGAGGACGTCGAAGGGTTCTGGCTGGACGCGGCGGCGGCGATCGACTGGATCCGGCCGCCGACCCAGGCCCTGGACGACTCCCGTGCGCCGCTCCTGCGGTGGTTCCCCGACGGTGAACTCAACACCTCCTACAACGCGTTGGACCGGCACATCGAGAACGGCCACGGCGACCGGACCGCGCTGATCTACGACTCCCCGGTGACCGGTGCGGTCCGGCGCTTCAGCTACGCCGAGCTCCGTGACGAGGTCGCGCTCTTCGCCGGGGCGCTGCGCTCGCTGGGGGTGGGCAAGGGCGACCGGGTCATCGTCTACATGCCGATGGTGCCCGAGGCGGTCATCGCCATGCTGGCCTGCGCCAGGATCGGGGCGGTGCACTCGGTGGTCTTCGGCGGCTTCGCGCCCAAGGAGTTGGCCGCCCGGATCGAGGACGCCGAACCGGCCGTGATCGTCGCGGCGTCCTGCGGGATCGAGCCGACGCGGGTCGTGGAGTATCAGCCGATCGTCGAGGCGGCGCTCGGTCTGACCGCCCATCAGCCGGACAAGGTCGTCATCCTGCAGCGCGACCGGGCGCGAGCGGAGCTCGGCGGGCGTTACGTGGACTGGGCGGATCTCGTCGCCCGCGCCGAGCCGGTCGGCCCGGTCACGGTGGCGGCGACCGACCCGCTGTATGTGCTGTACACCTCCGGTACCACCGGCAGGCCGAAGGGCGTCGTCCGCGACAACGGCGGCCATGCGGTGGCGCTGGCGTGGTCGATGGCTGCGATCTACGACATCGGGCCGGGCGACGTCTGGTGGACCGCGTCCGACGTCGGCTGGGTGGTCGGTCACTCCTACATCGTCTACGCGCCGCTGCTGATCGGTGCGACCACCGTGCTGTACGAGGGCAAGCCGGTGGGCACCCCGGATGCCGGCGCGTTCTGGCGGGTGATCAGCGACCACGGGGTGAAGGCGCTGTTCACCGCTCCTACGGCGTTGCGGGCGATCAAAAGGCTCGACTCGGAGGCCGCCGAGCTGAAGAAGTACGACCTGTCGGCGTTCCGCACCCTCTTCCTGGCCGGGGAGCGGCTCGACCCCGAGACCTACCGCTGGGCGCACCGGCACCTCGGCACACCGGTCATCGACCATTGGTGGCAGACCGAGACCGGCTGGCCGATCGCGGCGAACCTCCACGGGCTGGAGCCGATGCCGGTCAAGCCCGGGTCGGCCACGGTCCCGGTTCCCGGCTGGGATGTGCGCGTCCTGGACCCGGGCGGTACCGAACTGCCCGCGGGCCAGGAGGGCGTGATCGCGATCCGGCTTCCGCTGCCTCCCGGCGCGCTTCCCACGCTGTGGGGTGACGACCAGCGGTTCATCGAGGCGTATCTGTCCCAGTACGACGGCTACTACCTGACCGGTGACTCCGGGTACCGCGACGCGGACGGCTATCTGTTCGTCATGGGCCGCACCGACGACGTGATCAACGTCGCGGGGCACCGATTGTCCACCGGTGCGATGGAAGCGGTGCTCGCGGCGCACCCGGCAGTGGCCGAGTGTGCGGTGATCGGGGTGCGCGACAAGCTCAAGGGCCAGTTGCCCCGGGGTTTCGTGGTGCTCAAGGCGGGCGCCGAGATCAGCGACGAAGACCTCCGCGAGGAGCTGATCGCGGCGGTACGCCGGGAGATCGGCCCGGTGGCCGCGTTCCGGGCCGTCTCGGTCGTGGAGGCGCTGCCCAAGACCCGGTCGGGAAAGATCCTGCGCAAGACGATGCGCGGAATCGCCGACGGCCGCGACGAGCCGGTGCCGTCGACGATCGAGGACCCGTCGGTGCTGGACACGCTGCGGCCGGTGCTGCGCCCTGAGTGAGCGTCCCTCGCCGACAGCATCTGGGTCGGTGGTGGACCGCCGCCGGGGCGCGCGGTCGATCACTGACCGGGCGCGGGTTCACCGGCTCCCGCCGCCCTGTCGCCGTTGAGCGGAAAGGCCGCCGACCCCCAGCCGTCGTCCACGCTCAGCGGCTCCAGCCACTTGCGGTCGGTGACCCGGATCTCGTACTCGGCCTGGACCAGCAGGTCCTCGTCCTTCCAGGAGCCATCGCGCTCGTAGTCCAGGAGCCATCGCGCTCGTAGTGGAAATCGGACGAGGTTCCTTTTCCCGACTTCCCCCAAGCAGGTGAATATGACCCATAACGACTATATCGGGTTCCACTTCGCCGCAGCTCAGCACAGGGTGGGGCGGACCCGGCTCACCCCTGAACCGCGTCCCTCACCTGGGTAAACTGTTGCTGCCCCGACAAGCCCCGAACAGCACCAGGAGGCCGGATGCCACCGCACGACACCTCCGCGCACGACACCTCCGCGCTCGGGGCACCGCGCGAAGGGCACGGCCGGGATCTGTCCCCCGCCCGTCAGGCCCTGTCGGACAGCGTCTACGAGAACATCAAGGCCATGGTCATGGACCATGAGATCACTCCCGGCGCGCGTGTCAGCATCGAGGCCCTGGCCCGCGCCCTGAGCGTCTCACCGACCCCCATCCGGGAGGCGCTGGCCAGGCTGGAGTCCGACGGCCTGGTGGTGAAGAGACCGCTCTCGGGGTACCGCACCACCGAGCTGCTGACCCGCCAGGGGCTCGAGGAGCTCTTCGAGATGCGGCAGTTGCTGGAGCCGAGGGCGGCGGCGCTCGCCGCGGGCAACGCCAGTGAGGCTCAGCTCGACGGCATCGAGCGGATCGCGGAGGAGATGCAGTCCCATTCGGGGACCGCCGGGCGCTATGCGGCCTACCGCGACTTCGCCGCCCTCGACCAGCGCTTCCACGACGCGATCGCGCAGGCGTCCGGGCGGCCGCTGCTCGCGGACGCGGTGGAGCGGCTCCATTCCCATCTGCACATCTTCAGGCTCAGCAGCGTGCTCGACGCCGAGGACCCGACCCTCGCCGAGCACCAGCGCGTGCTGCACGCGATACTGCGCCGCAACCCCGACCGCGCGGCCGAGGCAATGGCCGAGCACCTCGCCCGCAGCCTCCGGCGCCAGCTCAGCCAGGACAAGGAGTCCTGACCGCGCGGCGTCCTGTATCGGCGCGGCCGGGGCGGGGTCAGCCCGGCCCGGTCATGCCTCCACCGCTCGCGGGCGCACGGCCGGGGTCGCGCGGTCGTGGATGATGCGGATGATCCGGCCGCTCATCCGCTCGTAGTCGCGGTCGTTGTCCACCTCACCGCGGATCCGGTGGTCGGCCATCACGGCCACCCGGTCCGCGAGCGTGATCATCTCCGCGAGGTCGCTGCTGATCAGCAGGATGGGCAGGCCATCGCGGGCCAGCTCCCAGATGAGTTCGTGGAAGGCGTGCTTGGTGCGCACATCGACACCGACGGTCGGCTCGTCGACGATGAGCAGCCGTGTGTCGGCCGCCAGCCACTTCGCCAGGCTCACCTTCTGCTGGTTGCCACCGGACAGCTCACCGGCGTTCTGCCCCAGCCCGGAGATGCGGATGCCGAGACGTTCGACGAGGTCGTGGGCCACGGCCTGCTCCTCGCGCGCGGAGACGAAGCCGAACGCCTTCGCCAGCCTCTTCCATACCGTCACCGTGATGTTCCGGGCGATGGGCTGCTCCAGGAACACCCCTTCCTCCTTACGGTTCTCGGTGAGATAGCCGATGCCGAAGCGGTGCAGGGCCTGCCGGGGAGAGGTGATGCGCACCGGCT is a window of Streptomyces violaceusniger Tu 4113 DNA encoding:
- a CDS encoding LacI family DNA-binding transcriptional regulator produces the protein MGRSGRVTLSDVAKAADVSQATVSFVLNDDPRQTISVATRERVLEAAHELGYVPHGIARALREGSSRIVVLNVDQGLEGNFSRSYVRGLDEELAEHDHVLLVRHGHGAPEATRKVLDAIVPRAVLRLGEVYMQADVPIEEDWESGFAANAALQIDYLAERGHTHVAMAMPDHDFPLTEARLGFAREVARRLDLPPLERFVVARPREAGAAAVEALLAEHPDVTALAAFDDDIALRSLTALRDIGRRVPEDVAVIGFDETEYGALSTPALTTVHIDAEVLGRLAARGALGIDTAGLAPVPGRIVVRASA
- a CDS encoding methylenetetrahydrofolate reductase, with translation MNPPSSVRTAVGTSLLEDFSLEMTGKDVPELEEARDTIPQGTRINITFLGNEDLRMRLDAAREVKRLGFVPVPHISARRLGSRDDFERFLAGLHADGTSDNVFVVGGDPARPEGPYADSLSLIGTGLLQEYGVRHVGISGYPEGHPAIDADALWSALRDKHAALADQPLEGCIITQFGFAVDPVLAWVEEVRRRGIDLPIRIGVPGPAGVRRLLSYAARFGVGTSASVVRKYGFSLTNLMGTAGPDRFLRDLTAAHDPGHHGELKIHFYTFGGLGATSDWAARIRKESPA
- a CDS encoding aminomethyltransferase family protein codes for the protein MATPSLQDGIDKAGSPIRLLWQPDAEPWTPEVVEREYAGWRQEQAAWHEGVALLNLSHHMSDMWIEGPDATRVLADHGANNFEKFAIGQAKQYVPVTGAGHLVTDGILAREAENTYVLSGVPAAQHWVRYHAEKGGYDVGFVTDPSSAFRPGGGDPKLFRYQIQGPLAAELVERVFGGPLPETKFFHSTAVTLAGRPLRALRHGMAGQAGFEFIGPWGHAAYVHEAFLAAGEPLGLIQVGALAYTTPSVESGWIPSPVPGIYTDPDLLEYRTYLPLFGIEGKRPLNGSFFSEDIEDYYVSPYELGYGKMISFNHDFLGRDALEKAKGEVRRTKATLVLDADDVRTVMGEGQDPGFVLTYARHRVENAAGLVGVTMQSASIDPVGTVLAQTLIDAEHAAPGTEVTVVWGEHPGPGTDPEADLGFPRIRATVQPSPFNEHARALYRRDR
- a CDS encoding propionyl-CoA synthetase; this encodes MGAYDETYHRSLEDVEGFWLDAAAAIDWIRPPTQALDDSRAPLLRWFPDGELNTSYNALDRHIENGHGDRTALIYDSPVTGAVRRFSYAELRDEVALFAGALRSLGVGKGDRVIVYMPMVPEAVIAMLACARIGAVHSVVFGGFAPKELAARIEDAEPAVIVAASCGIEPTRVVEYQPIVEAALGLTAHQPDKVVILQRDRARAELGGRYVDWADLVARAEPVGPVTVAATDPLYVLYTSGTTGRPKGVVRDNGGHAVALAWSMAAIYDIGPGDVWWTASDVGWVVGHSYIVYAPLLIGATTVLYEGKPVGTPDAGAFWRVISDHGVKALFTAPTALRAIKRLDSEAAELKKYDLSAFRTLFLAGERLDPETYRWAHRHLGTPVIDHWWQTETGWPIAANLHGLEPMPVKPGSATVPVPGWDVRVLDPGGTELPAGQEGVIAIRLPLPPGALPTLWGDDQRFIEAYLSQYDGYYLTGDSGYRDADGYLFVMGRTDDVINVAGHRLSTGAMEAVLAAHPAVAECAVIGVRDKLKGQLPRGFVVLKAGAEISDEDLREELIAAVRREIGPVAAFRAVSVVEALPKTRSGKILRKTMRGIADGRDEPVPSTIEDPSVLDTLRPVLRPE
- a CDS encoding GntR family transcriptional regulator, translated to MPPHDTSAHDTSALGAPREGHGRDLSPARQALSDSVYENIKAMVMDHEITPGARVSIEALARALSVSPTPIREALARLESDGLVVKRPLSGYRTTELLTRQGLEELFEMRQLLEPRAAALAAGNASEAQLDGIERIAEEMQSHSGTAGRYAAYRDFAALDQRFHDAIAQASGRPLLADAVERLHSHLHIFRLSSVLDAEDPTLAEHQRVLHAILRRNPDRAAEAMAEHLARSLRRQLSQDKES